Proteins from a single region of Strix aluco isolate bStrAlu1 chromosome 18, bStrAlu1.hap1, whole genome shotgun sequence:
- the PEBP1 gene encoding phosphatidylethanolamine-binding protein 1, with the protein MPVDLGLWSGPLSLTEVEQKPANPLRVKYGSVEIDELGKVLTPTQVQHRPTSIEWDGCDPQKLYTLVLTDPDAPSRKDPKFREWHHFLVTNMKGNNVGSGTVLSDYVGSGPPKGTGLHRYVWLVYEQPKQLTCNEPVLSNRSGDKRGKFKVASFRSKYELGVPVAGTCYQAEWDDYVPKLYEQLSGK; encoded by the exons ATGCCGGTGGACCTGGGGCTGTGGAGCGGGCCGCTGAGCCTCACCGAGGTGGAGCAGAAGCCGGCGAACCCGCTGCGGGTCAAGTATGGCTCTGTGGAGATAGACGAGCTGGGCAAGGTGCTCACGCCCACTCAG GTCCAGCATCGCCCCACCAGCATCGAGTGGGATGGCTGCGATCCCCAGAAGCTTTACACCCTGGTTCTCACAGACCCAGATGCTCCCAGTAGGAAGGACCCAAAGTTCAG GGAATGGCATCACTTCTTGGTGACCAACATGAAAGGCAACAATGTGGGGAGTGGGACTGTGCTGTCAGACTATGTTGGCTCTGGACCTCCCAAAGGAACAG GGCTGCACCGCTACGTGTGGCTGGTGTACGAGCAGCCGAAGCAGCTGACCTGCAATGAGCCCGTCCTGTCTAATCGCTCTGGTGACAAACGAGGGAAGTTCAAGGTGGCTTCTTTCCGCAGCAAGTATGAGCTGGGGGTGCCAGTGGCTGGTACTTGCTACCAGGCGGAGTGGGATGACTATGTGCCGAAGCTCTATGAGCAGCTGTCGGGGAAGTAG
- the CFAP73 gene encoding cilia- and flagella-associated protein 73 produces the protein MAFGMEEYLCVAFQERLRLPTVPMGDAAAPLPSTRLLLKRREVAELERALQSRRQEFQQRMESLAQRWQQLGQREEQLRDVTLKFDAFLKASAARRERALRRAEEARARAAGQGAEATRLRRELAGLLQRRERLARCLRSLRSFGDYLRDVLARMGQFQDVPAMLAHFGALAGVRAALAHQAEARQERLAQGWARLRRYQEEAGSELLHTNNEVAQLRAQLGAACHIRLQGESRWAHIQSTAAQKTQLLGQVKLAVLNLFQLATARLEVPADVALEDSEAQLDTVLLCLQDLVAICAELCPRQPGPCLPPLPAATSTRPQRHGGARVPPSQE, from the exons ATGGCCTTCGGCATGGAGGAGTATTTGTGCGTGGCTTTCCAGGAGAGGCTGCGGCTGCC GACGGTGCCAATGGGGGATGCAGCCGCCCCGCTGCCCTCCACGCGCTTGCTGCTGAAGAGGCGGGAGGTGGCGGAGCTGGAGCGGGCACTGCAGAGCCGGCGGCAG GAGTTTCAGCAGAGGATGGAGAGCCTGGCGCAGCGctggcagcagctgggccagagggaagAGCAGCTCCGGGATGTCACCCTCAAATTCGACGCCTTCCTCAAG GCTTCTGCGGCGAGGCGGGAGCGGGCGCTGCGGCGGGCGGAGGAGGCGCGGGCACGGGCGGCGGGGCAGGGTGCCGAGGCCACCCGCCTGCGCCGGGAGCTCGCGGGGCTGCTGCAGCGCAGGGAGCGCCTGGCCCGGTGCCTGCGGAGCCTCCGCAGCTTTGGTGACTACCTGCGGGACGTGCTGGCCAGGATGGGGCAG TTCCAGGATGTCCCGGCCATGCTGGCCCATTTCGGGGCACTGGCAGGGGTGCGGGCAGCCCTGGCGCACCAGGCAGAAGCCAGGCAGGAGCGGCTGGCCCAGGGCTGGGCACGGCTCCGGCGGTACCAGGAGGAGGCTGGCAGCGAGCTCCTGCACACCAACAACGAGGTGGCCCAGCTCCGTGCACAGCTGGGGGCTGCCTGCCACATCAGGCTCCAGGGG GAGTCCCGCTGGGCCCACATCCAGAGCACGGCCGCCCAGAAGACCCAGCTACTGGGGCAGGTCAAGCTGGCGGTGCTGAACCTCTTCCAGCTCGCCACTGCACGGCTTGAGGTCCCCGCGGATGTGGCCCTGGAGGACAGCGAGGCCCAGCTGGACACG gtgctgctctgcctgcaggaCCTGGTTGCCATCTGTGCCGAGCTATGCCCCCGGCAGCCGGGGCCATGTCTCCCACCCTTGCCGGCAGCCACCAGCACACGCCCACAGCGCCACGGGGGTGCCAGGGTGCCTCCGAGCCAGGAATAG
- the VSIG10 gene encoding LOW QUALITY PROTEIN: V-set and immunoglobulin domain-containing protein 10 (The sequence of the model RefSeq protein was modified relative to this genomic sequence to represent the inferred CDS: deleted 1 base in 1 codon) yields MAGAQDGGSEAAGTDTRPPSRAPVSGQGRAGGPGQCRPPSSACPLGGGQAAPPPRGGRLRRRHTAMRLPGGTPPARFFLALCVWRLVPRREAAGTEEVVFGEVGGNILLLCRNVSKEATEVVWFQGDPHSFPPLFSSKVAFPPDVRFSLVDNSSLRITGLRVQDEGNYTCKEVLNKTDHEHRVQLLVANPPHSTPKCWAETSSSGLMLQLFCSWPGGYPHPTLHWREEGYDLENSSWVISSMSSSDTHVETLNSSHLSHRKVFKCVGSHVVKQEEPACTVEIKIPSLESEPPKTCFVGDNVTLTCRVTESTPAARLTWLRGITQPEVEIQPGGRYLIAQEGNVSQLTIRNCSQGTDGGCYVCKAQNPVGLRELFVCLTVKEPVNIVGVVGAVVVLSLLAVLTITGIILYYNPLLCLRGAAFRNQDSGDVLVLVDSEDDDEGKGEEESMSSSTKHEAMVLVNGHHIQAAHLNCLTEGDDGEQRAGVSLQDTGGETRGT; encoded by the exons ATGGCGGGCGCGCAAGATGGCGGGTCTGAGGCGGCGGGGACTGACACCCGACCCCCTTCACGGGCCCCGGTGAGCGGGCAGGGGAGGGCGGGTGGACCCGGACAGTGCCGCCCGCCCTCCTCGGCCTGCCCGCTG GGCGGAGGCCAGGCGGCGCCGCCTCCCCGAGGCGGGAGGCTCCGGCGGCGGCACACGGCGATGCGGCTCCCCGGCGGGACGCCGCCAGCCCGGTTCTTCCTCGCTCTCTGCGTCTGGAGGCTGGTGCCGCGCCGGGAGGCCGCAG GAACAGAGGAAGTGGTCTTTGGGGAGGTTGGAGGAAACATCCTCCTTTTATGCCGAAATGTCTCCAAAGAAGCAACGGAGGTGGTTTGGTTTCAAGGGGATCCACACTCTTTCCCACCACTCTTCTCCTCAAAGGTCGCCTTCCCCCCGGATGTCCGTTTCTCCCTGGTTGACAACAGCTCTCTGCGCATCACAGGGCTGCGTGTGCAGGACGAAGGCAACTACACTTGCAAGGAGGTGCTGAACAAGACGGACCATGAACACAGGGTGCAGCTCCTGGTAGCCA ATCCACCACACTCAACCCCAAAGTGCTGGGCCGAGACTTCCTCATCGGGGCTGatgctgcagctgttttgcaGCTGGCCTGGGGGgtacccccaccccaccctgcactggagagaagaggggtatGATCTGGAGAACTCAAGCTGGGTCATCAGCTCCATGAGCTCCTCGGACACCCATGTGGAAACGCTGAACAGCTCCCACCTCTCCCACCGCAAAGTGTTCAAGTGTGTCGGGAGCCATGTCGTCAAGCAGGAGGAGCCTGCGTGCACTGTGGAGATAA AAATCCCTTCTCTGGAGTCAGAGCCCCCAAAGACCTGCTTTGTGGGTGACAACGTGACCCTGACGTGCCGTGTGACCGAGAGCACCCCGGCAGCGAGGCTCACCTGGCTGCGGGGCATCACCCAGCCAGAGGTGGAGATCCAACCCGGAGGGAGGTACCTCATTGCCCAGGAGGGCAACGTGTCCCAGCTCACCATCCGGAACTGCTCCCAGGGCACCGACGGGGGCTGTTACGTCTGCAAGGCACAGAaccccgtggggctgagggagcTGTTCGTCTGCCTGACGGTGAAGG AGCCGGTGAACATCGTTGGGGTGGTGGGTGCCGTGGTggtcctgtccctgctggctgtTCTCACCATCACTGGGATCATCTTGTACTACAATCCCCTCCTGTGCCTAAGAG GTGCTGCGTTCAG GAATCAAGACTCGGGTGATGTCTTGGTGTTGGTGGACTCAGAAGATGACGatgaggggaagggggaggaggagagcatGAGCAGTTCCACCAAGCACGAGGCGATGGTGCTGGTCAATGGGCACCACATCCAGGCTGCTCACCTCAACTGCCTGACGGAAG GTGACGATGGCGAGCAGCGCGCTGGGGTCTCCCTGCAGGACACGGGAGGAGAGACGCGAGGCACGTAG